A section of the Quatrionicoccus australiensis genome encodes:
- a CDS encoding MBL fold metallo-hydrolase translates to MKRVVFWGTRGSLPVALQSRDIREKICAAVTAADGRKFKSQSALNEFVASLPFSTSSTFGGNTSCVEIVTDGPEHIICDMGSGARPLGQAKIASFGVPNPQVYHIFISHLHWDHLMGFPYFAPMYIPGNRIVIHGCHAQLEEAFRMQMRSPCFPVDYSQAGARIEFDLMTPDKAHYIAGLNVTPKLQLHAGDSYGYRFESIDRTVIYTTDSEHRLDAGEERDAFIRFFAKADLVIFDAMYSLAEAISVKADWGHSSNVVGVELCQAAAAKRLALFHHEPVHDDKQLLRLLNETRRLEQITRGDGAALDVISAYDGLTIEL, encoded by the coding sequence ATGAAACGGGTCGTTTTCTGGGGGACCCGTGGCTCATTGCCGGTCGCGCTGCAATCACGCGACATCCGGGAAAAAATCTGTGCCGCCGTGACCGCCGCCGACGGGCGGAAATTCAAGTCGCAGAGCGCCCTGAACGAATTCGTCGCCAGCCTGCCCTTTTCGACGAGCAGCACCTTTGGTGGCAACACTTCCTGTGTCGAAATCGTCACCGATGGCCCGGAACACATCATCTGCGACATGGGCAGCGGCGCCCGCCCTCTGGGCCAGGCCAAGATCGCCAGCTTCGGCGTTCCCAATCCGCAGGTCTATCACATTTTCATCTCGCATCTGCACTGGGACCACCTGATGGGCTTCCCGTACTTTGCGCCGATGTATATCCCCGGCAACCGCATCGTGATCCACGGCTGCCACGCCCAGCTTGAAGAAGCCTTCCGCATGCAGATGCGTTCGCCGTGCTTCCCGGTCGACTATTCGCAAGCCGGTGCCCGCATCGAATTCGACCTGATGACACCGGACAAGGCGCACTACATCGCCGGCCTCAATGTCACCCCCAAGCTGCAACTGCATGCCGGCGACTCTTACGGCTACCGCTTCGAGAGTATCGACCGCACCGTCATCTACACGACCGACTCGGAACATCGCCTCGATGCCGGAGAAGAACGCGACGCCTTCATCCGCTTCTTTGCCAAGGCCGACCTGGTCATTTTCGATGCCATGTATTCACTGGCCGAAGCCATCTCGGTCAAGGCCGACTGGGGCCACTCGAGCAACGTGGTTGGTGTCGAGCTATGCCAGGCAGCCGCGGCCAAACGCCTCGCGCTGTTTCACCACGAACCGGTCCACGACGACAAGCAACTGCTTCGCCTGCTTAACGAAACGCGACGCCTGGAACAAATCACCCGCGGTGATGGCGCAGCACTCGACGTCATTTCCGCCTACGACGGCCTGACCATCGAACTGTGA
- a CDS encoding STAS domain-containing protein, giving the protein MKLLTREQSGILIASASGRIDHIASEAFGNALEALIADCQPGKPPLLLDFSGVEYISSAGLRVLMIASRHAKAQQGVFAITSLQPLVQEVFAISRFNLIIPCYLNIEAACKVLGK; this is encoded by the coding sequence ATGAAGCTCCTCACTCGCGAACAATCCGGCATCCTCATTGCATCGGCCAGCGGCCGTATCGACCACATCGCCAGCGAGGCGTTCGGCAACGCCCTGGAGGCGCTGATCGCAGACTGCCAGCCCGGCAAACCGCCGCTGCTGCTCGATTTTTCCGGCGTGGAGTACATCAGCAGCGCCGGTCTGCGCGTATTGATGATTGCTTCCCGGCATGCCAAGGCACAACAGGGCGTCTTTGCCATCACCTCGCTGCAGCCGCTGGTTCAGGAAGTCTTCGCGATCAGTCGCTTCAACCTGATCATTCCCTGCTATCTGAACATCGAAGCGGCCTGCAAGGTACTCGGCAAATGA
- a CDS encoding YgiQ family radical SAM protein: MSRAEMDALGWDSCDIILVTGDAYIDHPSFGMALIGRLLEAQGFRVGIICQPDWNSAADFKRLGKPNLYFGVTAGNMDSMVNRYTSDRKIRSDDAYTPNGEANKRPDHAVTVYAQRCREAFPGSNIVIGSIEASLRRIAHYDYWSDKVRRSVLPDSKADILIFGNAERALVELTHRLAKGEPIKEIRDLRGTAFMVPIGWLPSDDWDVMDSSEVDTPGPLVKHADPYAMEPQGQAPAVVEPGVHAVRIVSRAERLAAIKERRAHTVVRLPAYERVKDDPVLYAHASRTFHLESNPGNARALVQAHGERDVWLNPPPIPLTTEELDGVYELPYARRPHPSYGEAKIPAWEMIRFSVNIMRGCFGGCTFCSITEHEGRIIQSRSEESVLREIEEMRDKTPGFTGIVSDLGGPTANMYHLKCKDEKIEASCRRLSCVYPDICENLGTDHSKLISLYRKARTLKGVKKVLIGSGLRYDLAVRSPEYIKELVTHHVGGYLKIAPEHTEEGPLSKMMKPGMGAYDRFKQLFDRFSREAGKEQYLIPYFIAAHPGTTDEDMLNLALWLKKNNFRLDQVQTFLPTPMALATTMYHSERNPLRKVSRSSEQVGTVRNGRQRKLHKAFLRYHDPANWPLLREALKEMGRADLIGNGKKQLIPAWQPAGTGDAPRGQPVKTVRNPPGALPRRVEGARPARPGAPSRPPAGRKPVARKPR; the protein is encoded by the coding sequence ATGTCCCGTGCCGAAATGGACGCGCTCGGCTGGGATTCCTGCGACATTATCCTGGTCACCGGCGACGCCTACATCGACCATCCGAGTTTCGGCATGGCGCTGATCGGTCGACTGCTCGAAGCACAGGGTTTTCGCGTCGGGATCATTTGTCAGCCGGACTGGAACTCGGCCGCCGACTTCAAGAGGCTGGGCAAGCCCAACCTGTATTTCGGCGTCACGGCCGGCAATATGGACTCGATGGTCAATCGCTACACCTCCGACCGCAAGATCCGCTCCGACGACGCCTACACGCCGAACGGCGAGGCCAACAAGCGGCCGGATCATGCCGTCACGGTCTATGCCCAGCGCTGTCGCGAGGCCTTCCCTGGCAGCAATATCGTGATCGGCTCGATCGAGGCCAGCCTGCGCCGCATTGCCCATTACGACTACTGGTCGGACAAGGTGCGACGTTCCGTGTTGCCCGATTCCAAGGCTGATATCCTGATTTTCGGCAATGCCGAGCGCGCGCTCGTCGAACTGACGCATCGCCTGGCCAAGGGCGAGCCGATCAAGGAAATCCGCGATCTGCGCGGTACCGCCTTCATGGTGCCGATCGGCTGGTTGCCGTCGGATGACTGGGATGTCATGGATTCGAGCGAGGTCGATACGCCGGGGCCGCTGGTCAAGCATGCCGACCCGTACGCGATGGAACCGCAGGGGCAGGCGCCGGCCGTGGTTGAGCCGGGTGTTCACGCGGTGCGCATCGTTTCCCGCGCCGAGCGTCTGGCCGCGATCAAGGAGCGGCGTGCCCACACCGTGGTGCGTCTGCCGGCCTACGAGCGGGTCAAGGATGATCCGGTGCTCTACGCCCACGCTTCGCGCACCTTCCATCTCGAGTCCAATCCGGGCAATGCCCGGGCCCTGGTGCAGGCGCATGGTGAACGCGATGTCTGGTTGAATCCGCCGCCGATTCCGCTCACCACCGAGGAGCTCGACGGCGTCTACGAGCTGCCCTACGCCCGCCGGCCGCACCCGAGCTATGGCGAAGCGAAGATCCCGGCCTGGGAGATGATCCGTTTCTCGGTCAATATCATGCGCGGCTGTTTCGGCGGTTGTACCTTCTGCTCGATCACCGAGCACGAAGGGCGCATCATCCAGAGCCGTTCGGAAGAGTCGGTGCTGCGCGAAATCGAGGAAATGCGCGACAAGACGCCGGGCTTCACCGGCATCGTCTCCGACCTCGGCGGGCCGACCGCCAACATGTATCACCTGAAGTGCAAGGACGAGAAGATCGAGGCGTCCTGCCGTCGCCTGTCCTGCGTCTATCCCGATATCTGCGAGAACCTCGGTACCGATCACAGCAAGCTGATTTCGCTGTACCGCAAGGCGCGCACGCTGAAGGGCGTCAAGAAGGTGCTGATCGGCTCCGGTCTGCGCTACGACCTGGCGGTGCGCTCGCCCGAATACATCAAGGAACTGGTGACCCATCACGTCGGCGGCTACCTGAAGATCGCGCCGGAACATACCGAGGAAGGCCCGCTGTCGAAGATGATGAAGCCGGGCATGGGCGCCTACGACCGCTTCAAGCAGTTGTTCGACCGTTTCTCGCGCGAAGCCGGCAAGGAGCAGTACCTGATCCCGTATTTCATCGCGGCGCATCCGGGAACGACCGATGAGGACATGCTCAACCTGGCGCTGTGGCTGAAGAAGAACAACTTCCGTCTCGATCAGGTGCAGACCTTCCTGCCGACGCCGATGGCGCTGGCAACGACGATGTACCACAGCGAGAGGAATCCGCTGCGCAAGGTGTCGCGCAGCAGCGAGCAGGTCGGGACTGTGCGCAACGGCCGGCAGCGCAAGTTGCACAAGGCCTTCCTGCGTTATCACGATCCGGCCAACTGGCCCTTGTTGCGTGAAGCGCTCAAGGAAATGGGCCGGGCTGACCTGATCGGCAACGGCAAGAAGCAGCTGATCCCGGCCTGGCAGCCGGCCGGCACCGGCGATGCGCCGCGCGGTCAACCGGTGAAAACGGTCAGAAACCCGCCGGGCGCTTTGCCGCGGCGTGTTGAGGGAGCCCGGCCGGCACGTCCTGGCGCGCCATCGCGTCCGCCGGCCGGCCGCAAGCCGGTTGCGCGCAAGCCACGTTAA
- a CDS encoding group II truncated hemoglobin: MSMESKESTATTYEKIGGEATVGKLADRFYELMDSVSHFAELRAMHPESLAGSREKLFMFLSGWFGGPDLFVEKFGHPKLRARHMPFAIGTKERDQWVACMVLAMEDVGLDPDVRKVLLNNFFNTADFMRNKEG; this comes from the coding sequence ATGAGTATGGAAAGCAAGGAAAGCACGGCAACGACCTATGAAAAGATCGGTGGCGAAGCGACGGTCGGCAAGCTGGCAGATCGCTTTTACGAGTTGATGGACAGTGTTTCGCATTTTGCCGAGTTGCGTGCCATGCATCCGGAAAGCCTGGCCGGGTCGCGGGAGAAACTGTTCATGTTCCTCTCCGGCTGGTTCGGTGGCCCGGATCTTTTCGTCGAAAAATTCGGTCATCCGAAATTGCGTGCCCGGCACATGCCCTTTGCCATCGGCACCAAGGAGCGCGACCAGTGGGTCGCCTGCATGGTGCTGGCGATGGAAGACGTCGGGCTGGACCCGGATGTCCGCAAGGTGTTGCTGAACAATTTCTTCAATACAGCTGATTTCATGCGTAATAAAGAGGGCTAA
- the typA gene encoding translational GTPase TypA, with translation MSARPIRNIAIIAHVDHGKTTLVDQLLRQSGTFAAHQQLVECVMDSNDLEKERGITILSKNTAVEYEGVHINIVDTPGHADFGGEVERVLGMVDGVVLLVDAAEGPMPQTRFVTKKALALGLRPIVLVNKVDRDGADPDNAVNLTFDLFDKLGASDEQLDFPIVYASGLNGWSAMELDQPRENMKPLFDTILRHVPAPDADVDAPLQLQITALDYSSYVGRIGVGKIIRGRVKTGQNVLVMFGTEEEALEHERTPIKAKIGQVFGYKGLNKVEMEEGLAGDIVQITGIEDLVLGCTVTDPESPESLPLLKIDEPTLSMQFMVNTSPLAGTEGKFVTSRQIRDRLHKELLTNMALRVHDTPNGDVFDVSGRGELHLGILLENMRREGFELAVGRPRVVKKTINGVECEPYELLTVDVEEDTQGGVMESLGQRKGDLQDMVPDGRGRVRIEYRIPARGLIGFQGEFMNLTRGNGLMSHVFDEYAPVKDGNVAERRNGVLISQDNGEAVAYALWKLQDRGRMFVVPGDKLYEGMIIGIHSRENDLVVNPIKGKQLTNVRASGTDEAVRLVPSVQLSLEAAVEFIEEDELVELTPKSIRLRKRYLTEIERKRAVRGL, from the coding sequence ATGTCCGCTCGTCCGATTCGCAACATCGCCATCATCGCCCACGTTGACCACGGTAAAACTACCCTGGTCGACCAGCTCCTCCGTCAGTCCGGTACTTTCGCTGCTCACCAGCAGCTGGTCGAGTGCGTCATGGATTCCAATGACCTGGAAAAGGAACGTGGCATCACGATTCTTTCCAAGAACACTGCGGTCGAGTACGAAGGTGTTCACATCAACATCGTCGACACCCCGGGTCACGCGGACTTCGGTGGTGAAGTCGAGCGCGTGCTGGGTATGGTCGATGGCGTGGTCCTGCTGGTTGACGCGGCCGAAGGCCCGATGCCGCAAACCCGTTTCGTGACCAAGAAGGCGCTGGCCCTTGGTCTGCGCCCGATCGTGCTGGTCAACAAGGTTGACCGCGACGGTGCCGATCCCGACAACGCCGTTAACCTGACTTTCGACCTGTTCGACAAGCTGGGTGCTTCCGACGAACAGCTGGATTTCCCGATCGTTTACGCTTCGGGCCTGAACGGTTGGTCGGCCATGGAACTCGATCAGCCGCGCGAAAACATGAAGCCGCTGTTCGATACCATCCTGCGCCACGTGCCGGCGCCGGACGCCGATGTCGATGCGCCGCTGCAGCTGCAGATCACTGCGCTTGACTACTCTTCCTACGTCGGCCGGATCGGTGTTGGCAAGATCATTCGCGGTCGCGTCAAGACCGGTCAGAACGTGCTGGTCATGTTCGGTACCGAAGAAGAAGCGCTCGAACACGAACGTACCCCGATCAAGGCCAAGATTGGCCAGGTGTTCGGCTACAAGGGCCTGAACAAGGTCGAGATGGAAGAAGGTCTGGCTGGCGACATCGTTCAGATCACCGGTATCGAAGATCTGGTGCTCGGTTGTACCGTGACCGATCCGGAAAGCCCGGAATCCCTGCCGCTCCTGAAAATCGACGAGCCGACGCTGTCCATGCAGTTCATGGTCAACACCAGCCCGCTGGCCGGTACCGAAGGCAAGTTCGTCACCAGCCGCCAGATCCGCGATCGCCTGCACAAGGAATTGCTGACCAATATGGCATTGCGCGTGCATGATACCCCGAACGGCGACGTGTTCGACGTTTCCGGTCGTGGCGAACTGCACCTCGGCATCCTGCTCGAAAACATGCGTCGCGAAGGCTTTGAACTGGCCGTCGGTCGTCCGCGCGTCGTCAAGAAGACGATCAACGGCGTCGAGTGCGAACCGTACGAGCTGCTGACGGTTGACGTCGAAGAAGACACCCAGGGCGGCGTCATGGAAAGCCTCGGTCAGCGCAAGGGCGACCTGCAGGACATGGTGCCGGACGGTCGCGGTCGCGTCCGTATCGAATACCGCATCCCGGCGCGTGGTCTGATCGGCTTCCAGGGCGAATTCATGAACCTGACGCGCGGTAACGGCCTGATGAGCCACGTGTTCGACGAATACGCCCCGGTCAAGGACGGCAATGTTGCCGAGCGTCGCAATGGCGTGCTGATCTCCCAGGATAACGGCGAAGCCGTTGCCTACGCTCTTTGGAAGCTGCAGGATCGCGGTCGCATGTTCGTGGTGCCGGGCGACAAGCTGTACGAAGGCATGATTATCGGTATCCACAGCCGTGAAAACGACCTCGTCGTGAACCCGATCAAGGGCAAGCAGCTGACCAACGTCCGTGCCTCCGGTACTGACGAAGCCGTGCGCCTGGTACCGTCGGTCCAGCTCAGCCTGGAAGCCGCCGTCGAGTTTATCGAGGAAGACGAACTGGTCGAACTGACGCCGAAGTCGATTCGTCTGCGCAAGCGTTACCTGACCGAAATCGAGCGCAAGCGCGCCGTGCGCGGTCTGTAA
- the moaA gene encoding GTP 3',8-cyclase MoaA, with the protein MIPTPPVVAAPGTETPTGQSGNTLIDKYGRRVSYLRLSITDRCDFRCTYCMAEEMTFLPRDEVMSLEECLRIAKVFVGLGVNKLRITGGEPLVRKDAMWLIEQLGALPGLDNLVLTTNGSQLERFAAPLRAAGVKRLNISLDTLRPERFRAITRIGDINKVFNGIAAARQAGFRRTKLNTVMMRGTNDDEFVELVRFSLANELDISFIEEMPLGDIQGRNQTYISSEEARTILGQHFELTPCDESSGGPARYWRIAGHESRIGFISPHSHNFCDSCNRVRVTAQGELHPCLGQNDVMHLLPILRGQNDTDLRQAIIDSMGIKPFGHDFSQQLETPQVVRFMSMTGG; encoded by the coding sequence ATGATCCCCACCCCTCCAGTCGTTGCAGCACCAGGCACCGAAACGCCGACCGGCCAATCCGGCAACACCCTGATCGACAAATACGGGCGCCGGGTCAGCTATCTGCGCCTGTCGATCACCGACCGCTGCGACTTTCGCTGCACCTACTGCATGGCCGAGGAAATGACCTTTCTGCCGCGCGACGAGGTGATGAGCCTGGAAGAGTGCCTGCGCATCGCCAAAGTCTTCGTCGGACTTGGCGTCAACAAGCTGCGCATCACCGGCGGCGAGCCGCTCGTCCGCAAGGACGCGATGTGGCTGATCGAACAACTGGGCGCCCTGCCCGGCCTCGACAACCTGGTATTGACCACCAACGGCTCGCAACTCGAACGCTTTGCCGCCCCCTTGCGTGCCGCCGGCGTCAAGCGCCTCAACATCAGCCTCGACACCCTGCGCCCCGAACGCTTCCGGGCGATTACCCGGATCGGCGACATCAACAAGGTCTTCAACGGCATCGCGGCCGCCCGACAAGCCGGCTTTCGCCGCACCAAGCTCAACACGGTCATGATGCGCGGTACCAATGATGACGAATTCGTCGAACTCGTCCGGTTTTCACTCGCCAATGAACTCGACATTTCCTTCATCGAGGAAATGCCACTCGGCGACATTCAGGGCCGCAACCAGACCTATATTTCATCCGAAGAAGCACGCACCATCCTGGGCCAACACTTCGAACTCACCCCTTGCGACGAATCCTCGGGCGGCCCGGCCCGTTACTGGCGCATCGCCGGCCACGAATCGCGCATCGGCTTCATTTCGCCGCACAGCCACAATTTCTGCGACAGCTGCAACCGCGTCCGCGTGACTGCCCAGGGCGAACTCCACCCCTGCCTCGGTCAAAACGACGTCATGCACCTGCTCCCCATCCTGCGCGGCCAGAACGACACCGACCTGCGCCAGGCAATCATCGACAGCATGGGCATCAAGCCTTTCGGCCACGACTTCTCGCAACAACTGGAAACACCGCAAGTCGTGCGCTTCATGTCGATGACCGGCGGCTGA
- a CDS encoding superoxide dismutase family protein: MGAQNAHPLVGRALIICCRVVANKWIGQKVKKFILLVVVSFGLLAGCRGGFIAPPALRAEAVLVAGSAGKIGGAVSFSPVGNRLRVIADLSGMPPGAHAFQIARGGCAESKGDGAKGVVALPAIVADSAGAARLTAYLAGVELGGEGENIIGRSVRVYDRPDYADGKSDALIACAVIMPK, translated from the coding sequence ATGGGGGCTCAGAATGCGCATCCGCTGGTGGGGCGGGCGCTGATTATCTGTTGTCGGGTTGTTGCAAACAAGTGGATAGGTCAAAAAGTGAAAAAGTTCATTCTTCTCGTTGTGGTGTCGTTCGGTCTGCTGGCAGGGTGTCGTGGCGGTTTTATTGCGCCGCCGGCATTGCGGGCCGAGGCTGTCTTGGTTGCCGGTTCTGCCGGCAAGATTGGCGGCGCGGTCAGTTTCAGTCCGGTGGGCAATCGCTTGCGGGTAATTGCCGACCTGTCCGGTATGCCGCCGGGGGCGCATGCCTTTCAGATTGCTCGAGGTGGTTGTGCTGAGTCGAAAGGAGATGGGGCGAAAGGGGTTGTGGCATTGCCGGCCATCGTTGCGGACTCGGCAGGTGCGGCCCGGTTGACTGCATATCTGGCGGGAGTGGAGTTGGGGGGCGAGGGTGAAAATATCATCGGGCGCAGCGTGCGGGTTTATGACCGGCCAGATTATGCGGATGGCAAATCCGATGCGCTGATCGCTTGTGCCGTGATCATGCCGAAATAA
- a CDS encoding AsmA family protein — protein sequence MDAKLIYVKTPIGDEAVRQSTRVVQRNLRMVLVQVDGKLNVAELSEKIGNPRLVEGALRELEEGGFIATKQGAVLVREAAKPLALSTERVSAISQFSTFGKNASGHHSVVAPESAVSQFSSFGKPVLPAAGRLSQMPPVARPEPAVSGDFVRPPLRAGSIARWLLVAPFAMLLLLLLLVLGYPYDNLKPGIEAAAGKMLQAPVQVASVGVAYWPRPALLLSGVRVGESADVTIDQVRIASPLSLLGSAPHLLSRVDLLGISAPADFLVSSRLFQASLRDDAPVIQRLTFEKLTVSANDLALQDLSGEVVFKNDGGVEKASFGNVDLGIRLSATPAKGGFLLDIEGFGWKPFGQVLSFDSLQAKGLLQKGKLVIQSFDTTFLNGILKGSWLLDWSGSGLSMAGEASLARLDCRKVSAAFVPELKLEGELSGSLRLRGSGKDWNALLRSIDANLDADIARGILHGVDLGEAVRRGAGYVVNSGSTKFDRLKVAVAINPRQVVGRDLQMSAGMVTASGQFSAVADRPLEAGLLVTMQSSVSTARTAVRVSGVLPNLSAVSGR from the coding sequence ATGGATGCAAAGCTGATTTACGTAAAAACCCCGATCGGGGATGAGGCGGTCCGACAAAGTACGCGTGTCGTGCAGCGAAATCTTCGCATGGTCCTCGTTCAGGTTGATGGAAAACTGAATGTGGCGGAATTGTCGGAAAAAATAGGCAACCCCCGCCTGGTTGAGGGGGCCTTGCGTGAATTGGAAGAGGGGGGATTCATTGCCACGAAGCAAGGGGCTGTGCTGGTCAGGGAGGCTGCGAAGCCTTTGGCCTTGAGCACGGAAAGGGTTTCGGCGATCTCCCAGTTCTCGACTTTCGGGAAAAATGCATCGGGCCATCACTCTGTAGTCGCGCCAGAGAGCGCGGTCAGTCAGTTTTCCTCATTCGGCAAACCGGTTTTGCCTGCGGCCGGGCGCCTCAGCCAGATGCCTCCTGTCGCCAGGCCCGAGCCCGCTGTATCCGGCGACTTCGTTCGCCCTCCGTTGAGGGCAGGTTCGATTGCGCGGTGGTTGCTTGTGGCTCCGTTCGCCATGCTCTTGTTGCTGTTGCTTCTTGTTCTGGGCTATCCCTACGACAATCTGAAGCCGGGAATCGAAGCGGCGGCTGGCAAGATGTTGCAGGCGCCGGTGCAGGTTGCTAGTGTGGGTGTGGCGTACTGGCCACGACCAGCCCTGCTTCTTTCCGGTGTGCGGGTCGGTGAGTCCGCTGATGTAACGATTGATCAGGTCCGTATTGCCTCGCCGCTGTCCCTGCTGGGTTCTGCGCCGCATCTGCTTTCCCGGGTTGATCTGCTGGGGATTTCGGCGCCAGCCGATTTTCTGGTTTCTTCCCGTCTGTTCCAGGCGTCATTGCGCGATGACGCTCCGGTCATTCAGCGTCTGACGTTCGAGAAGCTGACTGTTTCAGCGAACGATCTGGCGTTGCAGGATCTGTCCGGAGAGGTTGTTTTCAAGAACGACGGCGGTGTGGAAAAGGCCAGTTTCGGTAATGTCGATCTGGGTATCCGCTTGTCCGCGACGCCGGCCAAGGGTGGCTTCCTGCTCGATATCGAGGGGTTCGGCTGGAAACCGTTCGGGCAGGTATTGAGCTTTGATTCCTTGCAGGCCAAAGGGCTTCTGCAAAAAGGCAAGCTGGTTATCCAGAGTTTCGATACGACTTTTTTGAATGGCATTCTGAAGGGAAGCTGGTTGCTCGACTGGAGTGGGAGCGGCTTGTCGATGGCCGGTGAAGCCAGCCTGGCTCGGCTCGATTGCCGCAAGGTCAGTGCGGCCTTTGTTCCTGAGTTGAAGCTCGAGGGGGAACTCAGTGGTAGCCTGCGTTTACGCGGTAGTGGCAAGGACTGGAATGCTCTGCTGCGCAGTATCGATGCCAATCTTGATGCTGATATTGCGCGCGGGATTTTGCATGGGGTTGATCTGGGGGAGGCGGTCCGGCGCGGAGCCGGTTATGTCGTCAATTCCGGTTCGACCAAGTTTGATCGCCTGAAAGTTGCTGTTGCAATCAATCCGCGCCAGGTTGTCGGGCGCGATCTCCAGATGTCGGCGGGGATGGTTACTGCAAGCGGCCAGTTTTCCGCCGTTGCCGATCGGCCTCTCGAAGCCGGTTTGCTGGTCACGATGCAGTCTTCGGTATCAACCGCGCGCACCGCGGTCCGGGTCAGCGGTGTCTTGCCGAATCTGAGCGCAGTCAGCGGGCGATAA
- a CDS encoding amino acid aminotransferase — protein sequence MSSSIFAAVEMAPRDPILGLNESFNADTRSTKVNLGVGVYFDDNGKIPLLGAVKTAEDIRVKAALPRGYQPIEGPATYNTAVQNLLFGQDSELLAAGRVITAQAIGGTGALRIGADYLKRLNPDAKVYISNPSWENHRALFEAAGFVVEDYTYYDAASRGVNFAGMKADLNAMVPGSVVLLHACCHNPTGADMSDAQWAEVVGICKERGLVPFLDMAYQGFADGIDADAVAIRAFSASGLQFFASSSFSKNFSLYGERVGALSVVTAAKEESARVLSQVKRVIRTNYSNPPSHGGALIAAVLASSELRAQWEEELAGMRLRIRAMRTGLVDAIKATGCPQDFSFVAQQRGMFSYTGLTAAQVERMKDEFGIYAVSTGRICLAALNTKNLDYVAKAIAAVTKA from the coding sequence ATGTCCTCTTCGATCTTTGCTGCGGTGGAAATGGCCCCGCGTGATCCCATTCTCGGCCTGAACGAATCCTTCAACGCCGACACGCGTAGCACCAAGGTCAACCTCGGCGTTGGCGTCTATTTCGACGACAACGGCAAGATCCCCCTGCTCGGCGCCGTCAAGACGGCCGAAGACATCCGCGTCAAGGCAGCCCTGCCGCGCGGCTACCAGCCGATCGAAGGCCCGGCCACCTACAACACCGCCGTGCAGAACCTGCTGTTCGGCCAGGACTCCGAACTCCTCGCTGCCGGCCGCGTGATTACCGCCCAGGCCATCGGCGGCACGGGCGCCCTGCGCATCGGCGCTGATTACCTGAAGCGCCTCAATCCGGATGCCAAGGTTTACATCAGCAACCCGTCCTGGGAAAACCACCGCGCCCTGTTCGAAGCCGCCGGTTTCGTGGTCGAAGACTACACCTACTACGACGCCGCCAGCCGCGGCGTGAACTTCGCCGGCATGAAGGCCGACCTGAACGCCATGGTCCCGGGCTCCGTCGTGCTGCTGCACGCCTGTTGCCACAACCCGACCGGCGCCGACATGTCGGACGCCCAGTGGGCCGAAGTCGTCGGCATCTGCAAGGAACGCGGTTTGGTGCCCTTCCTCGACATGGCCTACCAGGGCTTTGCCGACGGCATCGATGCCGACGCCGTCGCAATCCGCGCCTTCTCGGCTTCCGGCCTGCAGTTCTTCGCCTCCAGCTCGTTCTCCAAGAACTTCTCGCTGTACGGCGAACGCGTTGGCGCCCTGTCCGTCGTCACCGCCGCCAAGGAAGAATCGGCTCGCGTGCTGTCGCAGGTCAAGCGCGTCATCCGCACCAACTACTCCAACCCGCCGAGCCACGGTGGTGCGCTGATTGCTGCCGTTCTCGCTTCGAGCGAACTGCGCGCCCAGTGGGAAGAAGAACTGGCAGGCATGCGTCTGCGCATCCGCGCCATGCGCACCGGCCTGGTTGATGCCATCAAGGCTACCGGTTGCCCGCAGGACTTCTCCTTCGTCGCCCAGCAACGCGGCATGTTCTCCTACACCGGCCTGACCGCCGCCCAGGTTGAACGCATGAAGGACGAATTCGGCATCTACGCCGTGTCGACCGGTCGCATCTGCCTGGCCGCGCTGAACACCAAGAACCTCGACTACGTGGCCAAGGCCATCGCCGCTGTCACCAAGGCCTGA